CTTGATCGAGGATGTACGGGCTCTTCAGGATGACGCTGTACGTTTCTATGTATCGCGCATCGGATTCGAACGGATTCGCAGAGGACAGGATCGAGGCACCTGTCGCCGCCTGACTGACGAGCACCTGGGTGGACGCCTGATACTTCGGGGTGAGGACAAAATAGCTGACAGAGGCTGCCGCAATGACTGCAATCATCGTGATCGACACGATCATGGCCAACCTCTTCTTCAATACGTCGATAATCTCTTTTAAACTGATACTTTCTTCCATAATAACCTCCACGTTCTGTCTGGTTTCAGTCAAACTGCACAAATTATATCACACTTCGCATCCGCCGAGAGAAATACTCTGTCACTTTCACAAAAGTTTCGGTGGATGCATTCAGACAAAATACCACCGGAAATCACAGATCCGGTGGTATTCATACTGCTCATTATCGGAAAATGGCCTGCACCGCATCAAGACGGCGGGATTCCTTTTCCGCTTCATAGACCGCTTCGAATTCGGAAGCTTTAGACGTATCATGACCGTGCTCATCAAGGGCTGTTTTCAACTCAGATGAGATCTCCTTAAAACGGGCATCCGCCTGTGATTCCATCCGCTGCATCTCATTTAAATACTTCGTACGGAGCTCGTCTTCACTCTTGCTGTGATTGCCGCTTCTTGCTTTGGCAAAATCCGACTCCGCCTCTCGCAACACCCGGTTCACCCGGTCGACTTCCTGACGTTGCAAGCGCTCAAACTGTCTGAAATACGTGTCCACAATCTCCTGGGCGGACAAGGATGACGATGAGCTGCCGCCTGATGAAGAGGCGGTGCCCGAAGACCCTGAAGATCCGGAAGATCCGCTGTCACCTGACGTGCCCGACGAACTGCTACCGTCTGACGAACCTGCGCCATCGGCATCATTTCCGTCATCACCGGACGATGAGCCGCCTGATACTGATCCGCTGTTGTTGCCGTTCTCATCTGAATCCGCATCACCATCGGCTGCGTTGCCTCTTTCGGAGTCCCCAACGTCCAGATCCATAAATCCATCTCGAACGTGCAGATAACTCGACGCCCTGCTGTCCCCGTTCTGGGAGTATTCGAGTGCCTCCGCAGCTGTGCGTTCCACCTGATCATTCCAGTAAGACTGACCAAATACAATCATGACGACGGCTGCAACCAAAAAACCCGCAATTGATACTTTCTTAATCATCCATATTCCCCGCTTCTGTTTACATAATAGTCAATGATAGATGGTTTGGAAGAAAAGGTCAAGAGGTCTCAGGCCTTAATTTACCGAAGTTTGACAATTACGCGTACAGGTGTTTCACTTCCGTCCGCTCCCGTGAATGTTCCTCTTACTGTGATGCTATCAGAAGAGCCAGATCTCAGGACATTCATCGTAAAGCTGTTGTCACCCATCACATCAATAAATGCGAGACGGTTTGTTCCGGTCTCGACATCCTGACGATCCGGAACGTTGAGGTAACCAGGTATATTATCAAATTGAATCTCTCCGTCGCCGCTCACGTCAATCGTACCTCCGTCTATGCGGGTACTTCCAGGAAGGGCGCTTAAATCAAAGGTGATCGTATTCGGTCCATACGGCTTCGTATGTGCCTGAATCGCATTTCTTTCAACGGCGGTCACTGTGCCGCCAAGCATACGGGGACCGCGGTCCGATACGGCTTCTTGCGCTCTTGAGACCATGATCGCAAACTCATGCCGGTTGATTTCGGCGCCCGGAGCGAAGCTTCCGTCTGCACGCCCTGTCGTTACTCCGTTCTCATATAACGTCCGGATATCATCCACATGGGTCGGGCTCGCCTGATCGAGATCATTCAGCGGCACTTCTCCGCCTGAAGACTGAAGGCCATACGCTCTTGTAATCACCGAAGCCATCTGTTCACGGGTCAGCCGGTCTGCAGGACCGAAAGTTCCTGCAGTGGAGCCGAGAAAAATCTCTGCACCGTAGTTTGCCCTCACCGCTTCTGCGTAGCCGGCACTCGGTGAGACGTCAGAAAACGGCATGCCGATCTCTCCGGCACGGAGATCAAGAGCGCGCTGAAACATCCGCGCCGTATCACGCCGGTAAATGCTCTCACGGGGCTTAAAGCTTCCGTCACCAAACCCCTGAATCACACCTTGCTCCACGAGGTCCATCACTCGGTCATGTTCCGTAAAGCCTTCATTGAAATCCGAAAAACCGCCGGCTTCCGCTTCATCTGCCGCCAGACTGAATCCTGCCGCCATCGTCAGAGCCGCCACCGCCTGAATCACACGTCGCTTCACTTGTTTCATGAGTCATTGTCTCCTTTTTAACTCGTGAAAAGGACCCAACACTGTTGGGTCCTTCCACGGTATTGTTGTAAATCCACTGATCAGGATCAGTTGATATAATCAGCTTTTTGAAGCAGTCTGTGCAGCATGAGTGACAGCTGACCACGGTTGGCACTGTCATCCGGACGGAATGATCCGTCACCACGGCCCTGCATGATACCAGCCTGCGTTACGCGGGTAATGGCATCCTGCTGACGCGAAGAGAATCGGTCGCTGTCTGTATACGTTGTATAGTCCACAGACTCGTCAAGATCGAAGTCCACGTCGTCAAGAAGATCCATCACGCGTGTGATCATGATCGCAGCTTCTGCACGGGTGATTTCATGTTCTGGACGGAACGTTGTATCTCCGTAACCCTGTACGATGCCGTAGTTGCTTGCCGCAAGAATTTCATCGACGAGTGTGTGACGCTGAAGGACATCAGAGAACGGCTCTGTGTAATCATCTTCAGGCACGAGCGAGAGTGCACGTGTCACAAGAGCGGAGAACTGGCTTCGCTTTGTCGCCACTTCCGGACGGAAGTTCCCGTCAAGGAAGCCTTGGATGATGTACTGGGAGCTGAGGTCAGAGACTTCATCATAAGCCCAGTGATTCGTATCCATATCCGGGTACGTGACAGTGTTCTCCGTCACGACGTAGTTACTGTTGCTGAATCCGCTAAAGTGAGCACGGTTTCCTTCAACCTTCGTCGTTACCGGTGTTACTGTTCCGTCACTGTTCAGACGAAGCACGACGGTTCTGCCTTCAGTCAGGGCTTCATCCGCCACGATTGAACGCTTCAGCGTGTGCATAAAGCGATTGATATTATAGCTGTTATCACCGGACACAGCGTGCATCGTGAAATTGACAATCTGTGACTTCACGTCAAGATTATTTCTGGCGATGGCATTGCCGCTGTCTGTGCCTGGGTTAATGTTGATAACAAGATCAAACGGAGCATCTGCATCGATACCGAGCGCCGCACGGAGATTGACCGTGTTCACATCGGATACACGAAGAGAAGCACTTCCTTCAGGAGATGTCACTTCGATACGAGCATTCGGGTTACGCTCAAGGATCGCTTCTGCAACAGCAGCAGGGACAATCACTTCACCGATCTCGCCGTCTTCTTTATCCACATCGAAAGAAATGACGTCCGGTACTTCATCAAGTCCTTCAAGGTACTCAAGGTAGAGATCTTCAATGACGCGAACCGTTACCGTGTCGCCGTCACGCTCTGTTACGACCGGCTCTTCTTCAACTTGCGGATCAAAGTACTCAACTGCCGCAAGCATAAGTCCTGCCGTGAAGTGGCGCAGTTCTTCAGCTGTAAACGTACCTTCTTCAACAATCAGGTCTCGTACATGATCAGCGAATGAGAGCACGTCGTTCTGGTTCTCTGTATCAACTAAGTATACCCCTGTTCCGTTATAGAACGCCTGGTTGATGTCACCGACATCAAGATTTTCACGGGCGAATTGCTCAAGATCGACTGCGGAAAGGGCTGATGCAAGCTCTTCTCTTGAAAGATCACGACGGTCGCCTTCGTTCATGAATGCAACTGCCTGGTGCGTAAGCTCATCAAAGAGGGCCAACAGATCGTCAACAGTGATCTCACCGTTGAATACCGTGTTGAAATCTCCTGAACGGCTCTCACGGAAGTCGTCAACCGCACTCTGAAGCTGACCTTCTTCAACTGTCGTCAGGATCATCGCGATCTCTTTCACGATGGCAATTGTTTCGCCTTCGCCAAGGGCAGCGTCGATGTTCTCAATCATGACATCCGGTACTGCGCGATGCCATGCATCGTCACTCAGTCCGTCAATAACTGCGCGCATTTCAGCAATTGTTGCCTGATCTTCGGCGTTGAGTGATGCGTAAATCGCTTCAACATCTGCAACTACCTGGTTGACGCTTGTTACTTCTTCGTGGGCATCCTGTGTGGACACGCCTCCGTCTACCGCAGCTACCGAACCGACAAACGGTGTTGTCGCCATAACTGCAGCAAGAGTAAGGGCTACTGCTTTTTTACTTAATGGAAATCTTTTCATGTGTCATTTCACCTCATGTAAATTATTTTTTGACCGCTGTATGAAACTGCCAAAGACGTACGAACAACTTCAAACATTGGTCATAATTTCTAATTACTTCTAATCATAATAAAGTTTTTGATAATAAGCAATCTTTTCTTTGTGAAAAGAAATCAATTGCTCATAAGCCAGACGTGTTGAATGCGCTTCTGTTGAGCTCCGCTCTATGGCCTGAGTGAACAAAATTGACGATAAGTTTTTTCTCGAGAAATCAAAACGCTCGAGACAGATCCCCGATATGTAAAAATAACCGTATTCATCCGCTTTTGCTTCCTGCAGAATTCGCTCCTGTCCCTGTTCACTGTCGATTTCTCGGAGTTCAACTTGTTCGTCAGAGTTGCCACCATCAGAAACTAATCCGATCAGCATGAACTGGTTCCGTTCTGTTTCAGACGGATACACATTCAGTAACGGTTCCGGACCGGTCATCCTTTTTCACCCTTTCCACAAAACATTCCATTCTAAACTTTCTTCACTATATCATAAAATTGGATAGTGTCGATATACAATTTTTTCAAACTGAAGTGTTTTTTCGCGTGTGAATGGAGCTGCAGGCCCATTTGAGGCAGTTCAGCTTTTTTTTCTCTCGCCACGGCAATAGCCTCAGACAATGCCTTTTGATCCTGGACGGGGACGACCCAGCCGCTGTTTTCATGCGCAATCAGTTCATTGACACCACCGACGTCTGTCGAAATGACAGGGCGGGCCACTTTTGCTGCTTCGAGAAGTACCAGTGGAAAACTCTCCGACAGGGAGGTCAAAAGAACGACGTCAGAAATCGCCATAATCTGTTCGGCATCTTTACGCTGTCCAAGAAAAGAAACGGTATCCCCCATTCCGAGAGCCGCTGCCTCTTCCTCAACACTCTCCCTGTAAGGTCCATCACCGACGAGAAGGAGCCGGTCTCCGTCTTCCCGGATCTGATCAAAGGCCTTGAGGAGCGTTATGTGGTCTTTCACCGGATGCATCCGTGCAACCATGACGGCAGTGAAGGCATCGTCTTCGATGCCGAGGTCAGCCCTCGTGAGCGTTGGCCCCTCGACAGGGGCGTCGAAGTCGACCCCGTTGTACACGACCGCAATCCTCGACTTGTCCATCTTGAGGTCGACAAGATTATCCCTGAACCTCGGGGTGACGGCAAAGTACCCGTCTGCCCGGCGCAGGGCCCAGACGTGCAGTTTTGTAAAGATCCATCCTTTCACTCCTTCATTCATGAAATCAAGGAGAGGATTACTGTGTACAGTCACGACCCAGGGGACGTTCAGTTTACGCTTCATCGTCGCCACAAGGAGGTTCGCTCTTGGCCCGTGACTATGAAGCAGCTCAAACCGCCCCTCTTCCATGACCTGAAGTATCTCAGCCTTCACCGAGAAGTCATAGCGGCTCGACTGCCTGAAATGCCGCACGCGGATTCCGAGCGCCTCTGCCTCTTCGGCAAAAGCACCCCACTCAAAGACACCGAGGAGGACCTTATCACGGTCAAAGCTCGCAAGAAGCGTCAGAATATGCTTTTTTGAGCCGCCTGTTTCTGCGCCGGATATCAAATGAAATACGTTCACTTCGATCCCTCTCCCATTGCTTTGTCATACCAGCGGCTTTTCATTGCCCGGTTCTTCCCGAGAGCGAGCATGAGCGTCGCTGTTTTGTTCATCTGTTTCAAATGCTGCTCATAAGGGACCTCATAGCGGCGAAAGACGGGATACACAGCCTGGAAATCGCCGAGTGACATCCCGAGGAACGTCTCCACTTGCCGCGGGGCATGCCTGTCTGCATCAACGAGCCCCGTCTTCCAAGATGAGAGCGTGAGAAAGCCGTCAAAATCGATGACCTGGGACTTGAAGATGGCTGTTGCCGCCGCTTTCTCGCCGGCATAGGCCGAGATATCCACCACGACGTTGATCCGCTCAGGAGGGATCGCCGTATTGATTTCATAGAGACGAACCGCCACGTCCCCCGAGAGGCCCATGAGGAGTTCTCCTGTCGCCCGGTGATCCGGGTGGCAGTCCACCATCGTCGGTAAGTAGATCACCGTCGGGTCTGTCTGTCCCACGACGGCTTCAAAGCGCTCCAGGAATGCGGCATCATTTACCGCTTCCCCAAGACCACCGTCCGGTGCATCGAGAAACACCACTTCGTCAAGACGAAAACGCGCCCGGACAGCCTCCGCTTCTTTGCGGCGAGCTGCTTTCAGCGCCTCTTTGTCACTGACGCCCTGACTGCCGGCACCATCTGTCAGATAAACAACCGTCACATCGGCACCTTGCTCCTTGTGAGCAAGGATCGTTCCGCCAAGGCCGATCGTCTCGTCATCGACGTGGGGAGCGAGGACGAGAATTCTCTCCCCTTCCGGGACCGTGAGTTTGAGATTGTCCTGATAAAGGCGACGGACATAGCGTTTTGTCAGCGGTTCAACGAAACGTCCCACTGTCTGAATCAGTCTTGTTCTCCCATTTGCCACACTTATCTCTCCCTTGTGTTTATCTTTACTGCCGACGGCTTCAGTCTGTCAATACGAGTCAACGTCGCCCATCGTAATATGCCAGTCTTCCGGATCACCGAGATCATCCCTGCCGTTCAGTTCCTTCACGACAAGGGTCATCGGCGAACCGGATGAAGAGAATCCGGCCTCTTTCACTGCCTCTGCCAGGACGGATCCCGGCATCGCCCAAAGCTGCACGAATGCCGCTCCTTCATCTGCGAGACGCGTTGTGGCGAGGTGAGCCGCCTGTGACCAGTCCGCGTCACCTATAAGCGCCATATCAATGATGCGCCCCTCCTCAATCTGTCTGCCGCGCCGCTCATGAGTGACTGTTTTCGTCACGATGAGGCCGATCGTGTCCCCTTCCTGCAGCACCGCGTAAAGCCGGTAGGGATCTGGGTGACGCAGGTAACGGGCCTCGAAGAACGCCTGATCACGGATCGCCTGAATCGCGCCTGTGCGTGCTGTTTCTTCCGGTAGAGAGGGCAGGCCCGCTTTATCGGATATCTCCTTCAGGCTAAGCCCCCCTTTTGATCCGTCGCTTTTGAAGCGCCAGCGTTGAAACAGGCCATCAAGGAAACGAAACGGCTTTATAAAGGGTAAATACAGGGACGCGAGGGTGACAGGGGCCGTGACGAGCCGGTATTTCGGCACTCCTGACACTTCTTTGGCGTTCGTCACCTTGATGAGAGGCCCTTTCGCCATGTCTGACGGGAATCCGTAGAGCCCCGTTATCCCTGCCTCTCTCTCCTGCCGGATGCTCTCTTCAAGGAGCATCCGGTATGCACCTTTCCCCCTCGCATCCGGATGCACCATCGTGTCAACCCGAAGCGCCATCGTCCGGACGCTGTTATGTACGGTCATCCGCCGGCGCAGATAGCCGGTGTGTCCGAGAATCCGCCCTTCAGACACAAGGACATAGCCTGCACCCTCTGTGTCATACTTCCATGTCCATTCTGCATGATCAAACGGTTTATTGAAGACGGCTTCAAAGAGCGCCGCGATTTGTTCCGTGTCGTTCTTCGAACTGATTCGCACCTCCACCAGTTGCACCCCCTGTGTGTTTGCCTGTAATGATAAAGAAAAACAGAGGCCGTCAATCAGGACCCCTGCTTATCGCCGTTCGACATCATGACTCTGATCAGAAACTGCGGCAGCAGAAGCTGACGTCTGATCCGTTTCGGTTCTTTCATTAATCGGTAGAGCCATTCGAGCCCGAGCTTCTGAAATCCGGCGGGCGCACGCTTCACTTTGCCCGCAAGCACATCGAAGCTTCCTCCGACACCCTGAAACACCTTGACGTCAGGCAAATCCTTCATATACTGCTCGATCCACAGTTCCTGACGGGGACTGCCTTTCGCTATGAAGAGGTAGACGGCACCCGACTCGCGGATCGCCTCGACCACCTTTTCTTCGTCTTTCTGAAAGCCGTTCATCGTACCGGCAATCTTCAGACCGAGGTAGCGCTTTTTAAGCGTCACGGCAGCCTCTTTGACGACAGCGTCCTCTGCACCATAGAGAAACACCGGCTCCTCACGTTCCCAGGCAAGGCGAACGAGGGCATCCATCGTATCGATCCCGGTAATCCGCTCCCTGATGACCCCTTTCTTCAGGCGCGAGGCAAGGAGGATACCGGTCCCGTCGGGAATCTGGTACGTCGCCTCTTCAATGAGCCGGCTGAGGGTTGGATTCTTCCGCGCCGTCATGACTTTCTCCGGGTTAATGGCAATGAGCGTGGATTGTGCTCCACGCCCGATCCGTTCTTCAATATCTTTGAAGAGCGCCTCGCGGTTCAGTGTGACCACCGGCACTCCAAGAAACCGTTCCTGGTTCTGACTCACTGCTATCGATTCCTTTCACCCGTCACGGTTGCAGCCCGCACACGATTAAGGGTGGCCAACACCGGACGGTATTTCGTATTGATGAGCTGAAGCTTCTCAATCATCAGCTCTGTCATCAACAGACAGAAGAGGAAGATGATCGTCGACCCGAGAAGCCCCGACGTGTAAAAGAGCACCGCTGCAATACCGAAGAAGGCTGCAATCATGTAGATGAAGAGCACCGTTGCCCGGTGGCTGAACCCCATCGCAAGCAATTTGTGGTGCAGATGATGCTTATCCGCCTCCATGATCCGCTTGTTGTTGAGCTTGCGGCGGATAATGGCGATCATCGTGTCCACAATCGGAACGGCGAGAATGATGATCGGAATGATGAGGGTAACGAACGTCACCTGCTTAAAACTGATCACCGAGAATACCGCAAGCAGATAGCCGAGAAGAAGGGAGCCGGAGTCGCCCATGAAGATCTTCGCCGGATGAAAATTGAAAAACAGAAAACCGAG
This genomic window from [Bacillus] selenitireducens MLS10 contains:
- a CDS encoding S-layer homology domain-containing protein — protein: MKQVKRRVIQAVAALTMAAGFSLAADEAEAGGFSDFNEGFTEHDRVMDLVEQGVIQGFGDGSFKPRESIYRRDTARMFQRALDLRAGEIGMPFSDVSPSAGYAEAVRANYGAEIFLGSTAGTFGPADRLTREQMASVITRAYGLQSSGGEVPLNDLDQASPTHVDDIRTLYENGVTTGRADGSFAPGAEINRHEFAIMVSRAQEAVSDRGPRMLGGTVTAVERNAIQAHTKPYGPNTITFDLSALPGSTRIDGGTIDVSGDGEIQFDNIPGYLNVPDRQDVETGTNRLAFIDVMGDNSFTMNVLRSGSSDSITVRGTFTGADGSETPVRVIVKLR
- a CDS encoding S-layer homology domain-containing protein, which gives rise to MKRFPLSKKAVALTLAAVMATTPFVGSVAAVDGGVSTQDAHEEVTSVNQVVADVEAIYASLNAEDQATIAEMRAVIDGLSDDAWHRAVPDVMIENIDAALGEGETIAIVKEIAMILTTVEEGQLQSAVDDFRESRSGDFNTVFNGEITVDDLLALFDELTHQAVAFMNEGDRRDLSREELASALSAVDLEQFARENLDVGDINQAFYNGTGVYLVDTENQNDVLSFADHVRDLIVEEGTFTAEELRHFTAGLMLAAVEYFDPQVEEEPVVTERDGDTVTVRVIEDLYLEYLEGLDEVPDVISFDVDKEDGEIGEVIVPAAVAEAILERNPNARIEVTSPEGSASLRVSDVNTVNLRAALGIDADAPFDLVININPGTDSGNAIARNNLDVKSQIVNFTMHAVSGDNSYNINRFMHTLKRSIVADEALTEGRTVVLRLNSDGTVTPVTTKVEGNRAHFSGFSNSNYVVTENTVTYPDMDTNHWAYDEVSDLSSQYIIQGFLDGNFRPEVATKRSQFSALVTRALSLVPEDDYTEPFSDVLQRHTLVDEILAASNYGIVQGYGDTTFRPEHEITRAEAAIMITRVMDLLDDVDFDLDESVDYTTYTDSDRFSSRQQDAITRVTQAGIMQGRGDGSFRPDDSANRGQLSLMLHRLLQKADYIN
- a CDS encoding glycosyltransferase family 4 protein, producing MNVFHLISGAETGGSKKHILTLLASFDRDKVLLGVFEWGAFAEEAEALGIRVRHFRQSSRYDFSVKAEILQVMEEGRFELLHSHGPRANLLVATMKRKLNVPWVVTVHSNPLLDFMNEGVKGWIFTKLHVWALRRADGYFAVTPRFRDNLVDLKMDKSRIAVVYNGVDFDAPVEGPTLTRADLGIEDDAFTAVMVARMHPVKDHITLLKAFDQIREDGDRLLLVGDGPYRESVEEEAAALGMGDTVSFLGQRKDAEQIMAISDVVLLTSLSESFPLVLLEAAKVARPVISTDVGGVNELIAHENSGWVVPVQDQKALSEAIAVAREKKAELPQMGLQLHSHAKKHFSLKKLYIDTIQFYDIVKKV
- a CDS encoding PIG-L deacetylase family protein, giving the protein MANGRTRLIQTVGRFVEPLTKRYVRRLYQDNLKLTVPEGERILVLAPHVDDETIGLGGTILAHKEQGADVTVVYLTDGAGSQGVSDKEALKAARRKEAEAVRARFRLDEVVFLDAPDGGLGEAVNDAAFLERFEAVVGQTDPTVIYLPTMVDCHPDHRATGELLMGLSGDVAVRLYEINTAIPPERINVVVDISAYAGEKAAATAIFKSQVIDFDGFLTLSSWKTGLVDADRHAPRQVETFLGMSLGDFQAVYPVFRRYEVPYEQHLKQMNKTATLMLALGKNRAMKSRWYDKAMGEGSK
- a CDS encoding GNAT family N-acetyltransferase, giving the protein MEVRISSKNDTEQIAALFEAVFNKPFDHAEWTWKYDTEGAGYVLVSEGRILGHTGYLRRRMTVHNSVRTMALRVDTMVHPDARGKGAYRMLLEESIRQEREAGITGLYGFPSDMAKGPLIKVTNAKEVSGVPKYRLVTAPVTLASLYLPFIKPFRFLDGLFQRWRFKSDGSKGGLSLKEISDKAGLPSLPEETARTGAIQAIRDQAFFEARYLRHPDPYRLYAVLQEGDTIGLIVTKTVTHERRGRQIEEGRIIDMALIGDADWSQAAHLATTRLADEGAAFVQLWAMPGSVLAEAVKEAGFSSSGSPMTLVVKELNGRDDLGDPEDWHITMGDVDSY
- a CDS encoding WecB/TagA/CpsF family glycosyltransferase, whose amino-acid sequence is MSQNQERFLGVPVVTLNREALFKDIEERIGRGAQSTLIAINPEKVMTARKNPTLSRLIEEATYQIPDGTGILLASRLKKGVIRERITGIDTMDALVRLAWEREEPVFLYGAEDAVVKEAAVTLKKRYLGLKIAGTMNGFQKDEEKVVEAIRESGAVYLFIAKGSPRQELWIEQYMKDLPDVKVFQGVGGSFDVLAGKVKRAPAGFQKLGLEWLYRLMKEPKRIRRQLLLPQFLIRVMMSNGDKQGS